One window from the genome of Pseudomonas fluorescens encodes:
- a CDS encoding 2-oxoglutarate and iron-dependent oxygenase domain-containing protein: MNSLPIIDISPLYGDEPDAWQAVAGQIDRACRQWGFFYIKGHPISPARIAEVLGNAQRFFALPVEEKLKIDITQTRHHRGYGAVATEQLDPTKPSDLKETFDMGLHLPADHPEVLAEKPLRGPNRHPDLSGWATLMEQHYRDMQALAQTLLRAMTLALGIERDFFDTRFNEPVSVLRLIHYPPRDAASCAEQQGAGAHTDYGCITLLYQDAAGGLQVRNVNGLWIDAPPIDGTFVVNLGDMMARWSNDRYLSTPHRVISPLGVDRYSMPFFAEPHPDTLIQCLPGCQDDAHPPKYPTTTCAEFLLSRFADTYAYRREPHAV, encoded by the coding sequence ATGAACAGCCTGCCCATCATCGACATCAGCCCGCTCTACGGCGATGAACCCGACGCCTGGCAAGCCGTCGCCGGGCAAATCGACCGCGCCTGCCGCCAGTGGGGCTTTTTCTACATCAAGGGCCACCCCATCAGCCCGGCGCGCATCGCCGAGGTGCTGGGCAATGCTCAACGCTTCTTCGCCCTGCCCGTCGAAGAAAAGCTCAAGATCGACATCACCCAGACCCGTCACCATCGCGGCTACGGCGCCGTCGCCACGGAACAACTGGACCCGACCAAGCCCAGCGACCTGAAGGAAACCTTCGACATGGGCCTGCATTTGCCGGCCGATCACCCCGAGGTGCTGGCGGAAAAACCCCTGCGCGGCCCCAACCGACACCCCGACCTGAGCGGTTGGGCAACCCTGATGGAGCAGCATTACCGTGACATGCAGGCGCTTGCGCAAACCCTGCTGCGGGCAATGACCCTGGCCCTGGGCATCGAACGGGACTTTTTCGATACGCGCTTCAACGAGCCGGTGAGCGTGCTGCGCCTGATCCATTACCCACCCCGCGATGCCGCCAGTTGCGCCGAACAGCAAGGTGCCGGCGCTCATACCGATTACGGTTGCATCACCCTGCTCTACCAGGACGCCGCCGGCGGCCTGCAAGTGCGCAACGTCAACGGCCTGTGGATCGACGCGCCGCCTATCGACGGTACCTTCGTGGTCAACCTCGGCGACATGATGGCGCGCTGGAGTAACGACCGTTACCTGTCCACGCCGCATCGGGTGATCAGCCCGCTGGGAGTGGACCGTTATTCGATGCCATTCTTTGCCGAGCCGCACCCCGATACGCTGATCCAATGCCTGCCCGGTTGCCAGGATGACGCCCACCCGCCAAAGTACCCGACCACCACCTGCGCCGAATTCCTGCTCTCGCGCTTCGCCGACACCTATGCTTACCGACGGGAGCCCCACGCCGTGTAG
- a CDS encoding adenosine deaminase: MYDWLNALPKAELHLHLEGSLEPELLFALAERNKIALPWNDVDTLRKAYAFNNLQEFLDLYYQGADVLRTSQDFYDLTWAYLLRCKAQNVIHTEPFFDPQTHTDRGIPFEVVLNGIAAALKDGEQQLGITSGLILSFLRHLSEEQAEKTLDQALPFREAFVAVGLDSSEMGHPPSKFQRVFDRARNEGFLTVAHAGEEGPPEYIWEALDLLKIQRIDHGVRAIEDERLMQRIIDEQIPLTVCPLSNTKLCVFDDMSQHNILDMLERGVKVTVNSDDPAYFGGYVTENFHALHTHLGMTQDQAKRLAQNSLDARLVKP; this comes from the coding sequence ATGTACGACTGGCTGAACGCCCTGCCCAAGGCTGAACTGCACCTGCACCTGGAAGGCTCCCTGGAACCCGAGCTGCTGTTCGCCCTGGCCGAACGCAACAAGATCGCTCTGCCATGGAACGACGTCGACACCCTGCGCAAGGCCTATGCCTTCAACAACCTCCAGGAATTCCTCGACCTGTATTACCAGGGTGCCGATGTGCTGCGCACCTCCCAGGATTTCTACGACCTGACCTGGGCCTACCTGTTGCGCTGCAAGGCGCAGAACGTGATCCACACCGAACCGTTCTTCGACCCGCAAACCCACACAGACCGTGGCATCCCGTTCGAAGTGGTGCTCAACGGCATCGCCGCCGCCCTCAAGGACGGTGAGCAGCAACTGGGCATCACCAGCGGCCTGATCCTGAGTTTCCTGCGCCACCTGAGTGAAGAACAAGCCGAGAAAACCCTCGACCAGGCGCTGCCGTTCCGCGAGGCCTTCGTAGCCGTGGGCCTGGACAGTTCGGAGATGGGCCATCCACCGAGCAAGTTCCAGCGAGTCTTCGACCGCGCGCGCAACGAAGGCTTCCTGACCGTCGCCCACGCCGGCGAAGAGGGCCCGCCCGAGTACATCTGGGAAGCCCTGGACCTGCTGAAGATCCAGCGTATCGACCATGGCGTGCGAGCCATCGAAGATGAGCGACTGATGCAGCGGATCATCGACGAGCAGATTCCATTGACCGTATGCCCACTGTCCAACACCAAGCTGTGCGTGTTCGACGACATGTCGCAGCACAACATCCTCGACATGCTCGAACGCGGAGTGAAGGTGACGGTGAACTCCGATGACCCGGCCTACTTCGGCGGCTACGTCACCGAAAACTTCCATGCCCTGCACACCCACCTGGGCATGACCCAGGACCAGGCCAAGCGCCTGGCACAGAACAGCCTGGATGCGCGGCTAGTAAAACCTTAG
- a CDS encoding MFS transporter → MDTHGYSAAERLERLPISGYHRVIFIIIALAFFFDSMDLAMMTFLLGSIKAEFGLSTAQAGLLASSSFFGMVLGASLSGMLADRFGRKPVFQWSIVLWGIASYLCSTAQDVETLTLFRILLGIGMGMEFPIAQSMLSELIPAKRRGRYIALMDGFWPLGFVAAGVLSYFLLPVIGWRDIFLVLAVPAVFVLAIRFFIPESPRWLEQAGRGDEADAVLKRIEDKVRASLGRRELPEPIRLPRVESTPGNFFSALAQIWSPLYRQRTMMIWSVWFFALLGFYGLTSWLSALLQQSGFAVTQSVYYTVLISLGGIPGFLMAAWLVERWGRKPVCIITLLGGGVMAFLYGQSAVFGGNVGLLIGTGLLMQFFLFGMWAVLYTYTPELYPTSARATGSGFASAVGRIGSLLGPLVTGLVFPITGQGGVFALGALCFAVAAGVVWVFGMETRGKTLEELSEATAAD, encoded by the coding sequence ATGGACACTCACGGTTACAGCGCGGCGGAACGCCTGGAGCGGTTGCCCATCAGCGGGTATCACCGGGTGATTTTCATCATCATCGCCCTGGCGTTTTTCTTCGACTCCATGGACCTGGCGATGATGACGTTCCTGCTGGGCTCGATCAAAGCCGAGTTCGGTCTGAGCACTGCCCAGGCCGGTCTGCTCGCCAGCTCCAGCTTTTTCGGCATGGTGCTGGGTGCGTCGCTGTCGGGCATGCTGGCCGATCGTTTCGGGCGCAAGCCGGTGTTCCAGTGGAGCATCGTGTTGTGGGGCATCGCCAGTTACCTGTGCTCCACCGCCCAGGACGTCGAGACCTTGACGCTGTTTCGTATCCTGCTGGGGATCGGCATGGGCATGGAGTTTCCGATTGCCCAGTCGATGCTCTCGGAGTTGATCCCGGCCAAGCGTCGAGGGCGCTACATCGCCTTGATGGACGGCTTCTGGCCGCTGGGTTTCGTGGCGGCGGGGGTGCTGTCGTATTTTCTGCTGCCGGTGATCGGCTGGCGCGACATCTTCCTGGTGCTGGCGGTGCCGGCGGTGTTTGTCCTGGCGATTCGCTTCTTCATTCCCGAGTCGCCGCGCTGGCTGGAGCAGGCCGGACGGGGCGATGAAGCGGACGCGGTGCTCAAGCGAATCGAAGACAAGGTCCGGGCTTCACTGGGACGGCGTGAGCTGCCGGAGCCGATCCGCCTGCCGAGGGTCGAGAGCACACCGGGCAATTTCTTTTCGGCCCTGGCGCAGATCTGGTCGCCGCTGTATCGCCAGCGCACGATGATGATCTGGAGCGTCTGGTTCTTTGCCTTGCTCGGTTTTTATGGCCTGACGTCCTGGCTCAGCGCGTTGTTGCAGCAGTCGGGGTTCGCCGTGACCCAGTCGGTGTATTACACCGTGCTGATTTCCCTGGGCGGGATTCCCGGCTTCCTGATGGCGGCCTGGCTGGTGGAGCGTTGGGGGCGCAAGCCGGTGTGCATCATCACCTTGCTGGGCGGCGGGGTGATGGCGTTTCTGTATGGACAGAGCGCGGTGTTTGGCGGCAACGTCGGCCTGTTGATCGGCACCGGGTTGCTGATGCAGTTTTTCCTGTTTGGTATGTGGGCGGTGCTCTACACCTACACGCCGGAGCTGTACCCCACCTCGGCGCGGGCCACGGGTTCGGGCTTCGCTTCGGCGGTGGGTCGTATCGGTTCGCTGCTTGGCCCGCTGGTGACCGGGCTGGTGTTTCCCATCACCGGCCAGGGTGGCGTATTCGCCCTGGGTGCGTTGTGCTTCGCCGTGGCGGCGGGGGTGGTCTGGGTGTTCGGGATGGAAACCCGGGGCAAGACGCTGGAGGAGTTGAGTGAAGCGACCGCTGCCGACTAA
- a CDS encoding ArsR/SmtB family transcription factor produces MEHAPCISQIATLLADPKRSAMMWALMDGTARQAEELALLAGLSPSSANAHLGRLSAGGLLKVEARGRKRFFRLAAPEIGAAVEALASATLVSTPRQIPDVFKRRVMPTKAPSAPASLMRARLCDDHLGGTLAADLYQRLLDAGWIEQFEQRVIVTHKGANQLAERGLFIQALAHRNARVACPCPDWSERRPHLGGALGAAVLQLFMQSGWLTLPNDSRALQVTTLGQQEIHRFARQDAVEMAL; encoded by the coding sequence ATGGAACATGCACCTTGCATCAGCCAGATCGCCACGCTGCTGGCTGACCCCAAGCGCAGCGCAATGATGTGGGCCTTGATGGACGGCACGGCCCGCCAGGCCGAAGAGTTGGCGTTGCTCGCCGGGTTGTCGCCGTCCTCGGCCAATGCGCATCTGGGGCGCTTGTCCGCCGGCGGCCTGTTGAAAGTCGAAGCCCGGGGTCGCAAGCGGTTTTTCCGCCTGGCCGCGCCTGAAATCGGCGCGGCCGTCGAAGCGCTGGCCAGCGCGACCCTGGTCAGTACGCCCCGGCAGATTCCGGATGTCTTCAAGCGCCGGGTCATGCCGACCAAGGCCCCGTCGGCCCCCGCTTCGTTGATGCGGGCCAGGCTGTGCGACGATCACTTGGGGGGAACCCTGGCGGCCGATCTCTACCAGCGCCTGCTCGACGCAGGGTGGATCGAGCAGTTCGAACAACGGGTGATCGTCACGCACAAGGGCGCCAATCAACTGGCCGAGCGTGGCCTGTTCATCCAGGCCCTGGCCCATCGCAACGCCCGTGTCGCCTGCCCTTGCCCGGACTGGAGCGAGCGTCGTCCGCATCTGGGTGGCGCACTGGGGGCAGCGGTGCTGCAACTGTTCATGCAGTCGGGTTGGCTGACTTTGCCCAACGATTCGCGGGCCTTGCAGGTGACGACGCTCGGCCAGCAGGAAATCCACCGGTTCGCCCGGCAGGATGCCGTAGAGATGGCGCTCTAG
- a CDS encoding LysR family transcriptional regulator yields the protein MLRFDDLQLFVRAADLGSLSAAARVMDLSAAVASAALKRIEQHLGARLLARSTRSLRLTAEGEGFLEYARAALSSLDEGRRLLTSGQDQVSGVLQLSAPSDLGRNLLLPWLDAFQREHPGLTVRLLLGDRIADLFKQPVDIALRYGEPEDSSLVALPVAPDNHRVLCASPDYLARQGEPHQLEQLAQHNCLLYMLGSRVHDRWAFHDGKREVSLTVSGDRFSDDADVVRRWAVAGAGIAYKSWLDVSTDVLAGRLKILLPHLQCERAPLNLLCAHRAQLSKPINLLRDMLQARCGELTTRFPLPTGAGH from the coding sequence ATGCTTCGCTTCGATGACTTGCAATTGTTTGTCCGGGCAGCGGACCTGGGCAGTCTTTCGGCCGCGGCCAGGGTCATGGACCTGTCGGCGGCGGTGGCCAGTGCCGCGTTGAAACGGATCGAGCAGCACCTCGGCGCCCGGCTGTTGGCCCGCTCTACCCGCAGCTTGCGCCTGACGGCCGAAGGCGAGGGTTTTCTCGAATATGCCCGGGCCGCACTGAGCAGCCTTGACGAAGGCCGGCGCTTGTTGACCAGCGGCCAGGACCAGGTCAGCGGGGTGTTGCAGTTGTCCGCGCCGTCGGACCTGGGACGCAACCTGCTGTTGCCCTGGCTGGATGCGTTCCAGCGCGAGCATCCCGGGCTGACGGTGCGACTGCTACTGGGCGATCGCATCGCCGACCTGTTCAAGCAGCCGGTGGACATCGCCCTGCGTTATGGCGAGCCGGAAGATTCGAGCCTGGTGGCCTTGCCTGTCGCCCCGGACAACCATCGAGTGCTGTGCGCGTCACCGGATTATCTGGCTCGCCAGGGCGAACCTCATCAACTGGAACAACTGGCCCAACACAACTGCCTGTTGTACATGCTGGGCAGCCGGGTCCATGACCGATGGGCTTTTCATGACGGCAAGCGGGAGGTGAGCCTCACCGTCAGTGGCGACCGTTTCAGTGACGACGCCGACGTGGTGCGCCGCTGGGCGGTGGCGGGGGCCGGGATCGCCTATAAATCGTGGCTGGATGTGTCCACCGACGTGCTGGCCGGGCGCTTGAAAATCCTCTTGCCGCACCTGCAATGCGAACGCGCGCCCCTCAATCTGCTGTGTGCCCACCGGGCGCAATTGAGCAAACCCATCAATCTTCTGCGGGACATGCTCCAGGCTCGCTGCGGTGAGTTGACGACTCGATTTCCACTCCCAACGGGGGCCGGCCATTAG
- a CDS encoding zinc-binding alcohol dehydrogenase family protein: MKAIAYYHSLPITDPQSLQDIELPEPVAGPRDLLVEVKAISVNPVDTKVRQNVQPEDGVAKVLGWDVAGVVKAVGSEVTLFKTGDKVFYAGSIARAGGNSELHVVDERIVGHMPKTLGFADSAALPLTAITAWELLFERLHIQEGQDNQDQSLLIVGAAGGVGSILTQLASQLTGLKVIGTASRAQTQEWVRNLGADLVIDHSRPLSEALKEAGQPQVTHVASLTQTDQHLDQLVEALAPQGKLALIDDPKALDVTKLKRKSLSLHWEFMYTRSLFETADMLEQHKLLNRVAALIDAGTLKTTVGEHFGTINAENLRRAHALLESGQSKGKIVLEGF; this comes from the coding sequence ATGAAAGCCATTGCCTACTACCACTCGCTACCCATCACCGACCCACAATCGCTCCAGGACATCGAGCTGCCGGAACCCGTCGCCGGTCCCCGGGACCTGCTGGTGGAGGTCAAGGCCATTTCGGTCAACCCGGTGGACACCAAGGTCCGCCAGAACGTCCAGCCCGAAGATGGCGTCGCCAAGGTGCTGGGCTGGGACGTGGCCGGCGTGGTCAAGGCGGTGGGCAGCGAAGTCACGCTGTTCAAAACCGGGGACAAGGTGTTCTACGCCGGTTCCATCGCCCGGGCCGGTGGCAACAGCGAATTGCACGTAGTGGATGAACGCATTGTCGGCCACATGCCCAAGACCCTCGGTTTCGCCGACTCGGCAGCGCTGCCATTGACGGCCATCACCGCCTGGGAATTGTTGTTCGAGCGCCTGCACATCCAGGAAGGCCAGGACAACCAGGACCAGAGCCTGTTGATCGTCGGTGCCGCCGGCGGCGTGGGGTCGATCCTGACGCAACTGGCCAGCCAACTCACCGGACTGAAGGTGATTGGCACCGCGTCCCGCGCGCAAACCCAGGAATGGGTGCGCAACCTGGGTGCCGACCTGGTGATCGACCACAGCCGCCCCTTGAGCGAAGCATTGAAGGAAGCAGGCCAGCCCCAGGTGACTCACGTCGCCAGCTTGACCCAGACCGACCAGCACCTGGACCAACTGGTCGAAGCCCTCGCCCCCCAGGGCAAACTGGCACTGATCGACGATCCCAAGGCGCTGGACGTGACCAAGCTCAAGCGCAAGAGCCTGTCGTTGCATTGGGAATTCATGTACACCCGCTCGCTGTTCGAAACGGCCGACATGCTTGAACAACACAAACTGCTCAACCGCGTGGCCGCGCTGATCGACGCCGGCACACTGAAGACCACGGTGGGCGAGCATTTCGGCACCATCAACGCCGAGAACCTGCGCCGGGCCCACGCCTTGCTGGAAAGCGGCCAGTCCAAGGGCAAGATTGTGCTTGAAGGCTTCTGA